A portion of the Feifania hominis genome contains these proteins:
- the pstB gene encoding phosphate ABC transporter ATP-binding protein PstB — MQPQIQIQIQNLDLYYDSFQALKNINLDIAEKEITAFIGPSGCGKSTLLKSINRMNDLVEGCRITGEIKIDGKNIYDRDVDVPSLRKRVGMVFQKPNPFPMSVYDNIAYGPRTHGIRKKAKLNEIVEQSLRGAAMWDEIKDRLGKSALGLSGGQQQRLCIARALAVNPDILLMDEPTSALDPISTIKIEDLMAELKQKYTIVIVTHNMQQATRISDKTAFFLLGEVVEYNQTDLLFSMPKDKRTEDYITGRFG, encoded by the coding sequence ATGCAGCCGCAAATTCAGATTCAGATTCAGAATCTCGATCTCTACTATGACAGTTTTCAGGCGCTCAAAAACATCAATCTCGACATCGCCGAAAAGGAGATCACCGCTTTCATCGGGCCGTCGGGCTGCGGCAAGTCGACGCTGCTCAAGTCCATCAACCGCATGAACGATCTTGTCGAGGGCTGTCGCATCACGGGGGAGATCAAAATAGACGGCAAGAACATCTACGACCGCGACGTCGACGTGCCGAGTCTGCGCAAGCGCGTGGGCATGGTCTTTCAAAAGCCGAACCCGTTTCCCATGTCGGTCTATGACAACATTGCCTACGGCCCGCGCACGCACGGCATTCGCAAAAAGGCAAAACTCAACGAGATCGTCGAGCAGAGCCTGCGCGGCGCGGCCATGTGGGATGAGATCAAGGACCGTCTCGGCAAGTCGGCGCTCGGCCTGTCGGGCGGCCAGCAGCAGCGCCTGTGCATCGCGCGCGCGCTCGCAGTGAACCCGGACATTCTGCTGATGGATGAGCCCACCTCGGCGCTCGACCCGATTTCCACCATCAAAATTGAGGACCTGATGGCGGAGCTCAAGCAGAAGTACACCATTGTCATCGTCACGCACAACATGCAGCAGGCGACGCGCATCTCAGACAAAACAGCTTTCTTTTTGCTCGGCGAGGTGGTAGAGTATAATCAGACGGATTTGCTCTTCTCCATGCCGAAAGACAAGCGAACCGAAGATTACATCACCGGCCGCTTCGGCTGA
- the pstA gene encoding phosphate ABC transporter permease PstA: MRRAKGIALRVGVFLSAGITVGTLAVILGFVFFNGIPHVNLDFLLGDAASGKLGIYPAIITTVYIVGLALLIAAPIGICTAIYLNEYAKRGSKFVKVVRLAAESLSGIPSIVFGLFGMIFFVTRLGWRWSILAGVMTVSIMILPTMIRSTEESLKSVPDAYREGSFGLGAGKLRTFFVVVLPSALPGIIGAIILSMGRIVGETAALMLTAGTMLKIPKDLFSQGRTLSVNMYILAKEGIDMGEAYATAVVLLATVLALNAVANLLGKKRRKG, from the coding sequence GTGAGAAGAGCAAAGGGGATCGCCCTGAGAGTGGGCGTCTTTCTGTCGGCGGGCATCACGGTCGGCACGCTGGCTGTCATTTTGGGCTTTGTGTTTTTCAACGGAATCCCCCACGTCAACCTCGACTTTCTGCTGGGCGACGCGGCAAGCGGCAAGCTCGGCATCTACCCCGCCATCATCACAACCGTCTACATCGTGGGTCTCGCGCTTCTCATCGCGGCGCCCATCGGCATCTGCACGGCCATCTATCTCAACGAGTATGCAAAGCGGGGCAGCAAATTCGTCAAGGTGGTGCGCCTTGCGGCCGAGAGCCTGTCGGGCATTCCGTCGATTGTCTTCGGCCTGTTCGGCATGATTTTCTTTGTGACCCGCCTCGGCTGGCGGTGGAGCATTCTCGCCGGCGTGATGACGGTGTCGATCATGATTCTGCCGACCATGATCCGCTCGACCGAGGAGTCGCTCAAGAGCGTGCCGGACGCCTACCGCGAGGGCAGCTTCGGCCTCGGCGCGGGAAAGCTGCGCACGTTCTTCGTCGTCGTGCTGCCGTCGGCTCTGCCGGGCATCATCGGCGCGATCATCCTCTCGATGGGGCGCATCGTCGGCGAGACGGCGGCGCTGATGCTCACCGCGGGCACCATGCTCAAAATTCCCAAAGACCTCTTCTCGCAGGGGCGCACCCTGTCGGTGAACATGTACATTCTCGCCAAGGAGGGCATTGACATGGGCGAGGCCTACGCCACAGCCGTCGTGCTGCTCGCAACGGTTCTGGCGCTCAACGCCGTCGCCAATCTCCTCGGCAAAAAACGCAGGAAAGGTTGA
- a CDS encoding zf-HC2 domain-containing protein produces MNQSQTDISCEVCLDLIPLVRDAAASPGSELAVRRHCESCESCRAVLGSPPAAAAPAHDERVLRAVRRSLLLSGGALLIIGSLLGVMLFNSMGVFYNFLLLPALGALALLVLGRRFWLCPAALALLTLLWTTVSMLRDGMPLADSLSAAAVYAVLYLLFTALGTLIAALLRFAFQKERTK; encoded by the coding sequence TTGAATCAGTCACAGACCGACATCTCCTGCGAGGTCTGCCTCGACCTCATTCCCCTCGTGCGCGACGCCGCCGCGAGCCCCGGCAGCGAGCTCGCCGTGCGGCGCCACTGCGAGAGCTGTGAGAGCTGCCGCGCCGTCCTCGGGTCGCCGCCGGCCGCCGCGGCGCCGGCGCACGATGAGCGTGTGCTGCGCGCGGTGCGGCGCAGTCTTCTGCTCTCGGGCGGGGCGCTGCTCATCATCGGCAGTCTGCTCGGGGTCATGCTCTTCAACTCCATGGGCGTCTTCTACAACTTTCTTCTGCTGCCGGCGCTCGGCGCGCTGGCCCTTTTGGTGCTCGGCCGGCGGTTCTGGCTCTGCCCTGCGGCGCTCGCGCTGCTGACTCTGCTCTGGACGACCGTCTCCATGCTGCGCGACGGCATGCCGCTTGCCGACTCCCTGTCGGCCGCCGCGGTCTATGCCGTGCTCTATCTGCTCTTCACCGCGCTCGGTACGCTCATCGCCGCGCTTTTGCGCTTCGCCTTTCAAAAGGAGAGAACAAAATGA
- a CDS encoding response regulator transcription factor → MKTRVYTLEDDENIRELIRWSLTTSGFEVEGFETGAAFLKAVEQSPCDLALIDVMLPDTSGLDVLAALRENPRLRELPVILVTARSSELDKVQGLTVGADDYITKPFGIMELTARIKALLRRTRGETRQEILHYRGYTIDTSSREVSLGERKIALTYKEFELLCYLVENRGRVLTREMILDRVWGYDFPGETRTVDMHIKTLRQKLGPDAENAIVTVRSVGYKLESE, encoded by the coding sequence ATGAAAACCAGGGTCTACACCCTCGAGGACGATGAGAACATCCGCGAGCTGATCCGCTGGTCGCTGACGACCTCCGGCTTTGAGGTGGAGGGATTCGAGACGGGCGCCGCCTTTTTGAAAGCGGTTGAGCAAAGCCCGTGCGACCTCGCGCTGATCGACGTGATGCTGCCCGACACGAGCGGGCTCGACGTGCTCGCCGCGCTCAGGGAAAACCCGAGGCTGCGCGAGCTGCCGGTGATTCTTGTGACGGCCCGCAGCAGCGAGCTCGACAAGGTGCAGGGGCTCACCGTCGGCGCGGACGACTATATCACAAAGCCCTTTGGCATCATGGAGCTCACCGCCCGCATCAAGGCGCTGCTGCGCCGCACCCGCGGGGAGACCAGGCAGGAGATTCTGCACTACCGCGGCTACACCATTGACACTTCGAGCCGGGAGGTGAGCCTCGGCGAGCGGAAGATCGCGCTGACCTACAAGGAGTTTGAGCTTCTGTGCTACCTGGTGGAAAACCGGGGGCGCGTGCTCACGCGCGAGATGATTCTCGACCGGGTTTGGGGCTACGACTTCCCCGGCGAGACCCGCACGGTCGACATGCACATCAAGACCCTGCGCCAGAAGCTCGGCCCCGACGCGGAGAATGCCATTGTCACGGTGCGCTCGGTCGGATACAAGCTGGAAAGTGAGTAG
- a CDS encoding amino acid ABC transporter permease gives MYLYLVDGLKVTLLITFLAAILGIIIGFLVAMVKVTYQNTGKLRVLNGFSSLYLTVIRGTPMVVQLMIFWFVIFKDFTPAIGNPKVYVAVLAFGINSGAYVAEIARSGILSIDKGQMEAGRSLGLTYIQTMGKIIMPQAIKNVLPALGNEFIVLLKETSVCGFIALTDLTKGGDIIRSDTYDAFMPLIAVALIYLTLVLVFTKILGHFERRLRQSDNR, from the coding sequence ATGTACCTGTATCTGGTCGACGGCCTCAAGGTGACGCTTCTGATCACATTCCTGGCTGCGATTCTGGGTATTATCATCGGCTTTCTAGTGGCGATGGTCAAGGTCACCTATCAGAACACCGGAAAACTGCGCGTGCTCAACGGGTTTTCGTCGCTCTACCTCACGGTCATCCGCGGCACACCGATGGTCGTGCAGCTGATGATCTTCTGGTTTGTCATCTTCAAGGATTTCACACCGGCCATAGGCAATCCAAAAGTCTATGTCGCCGTGCTTGCATTCGGCATCAATTCGGGCGCCTATGTCGCCGAGATTGCCCGCTCGGGCATTCTCTCGATCGACAAGGGTCAGATGGAGGCGGGCCGCTCACTCGGCCTGACCTACATACAGACCATGGGCAAGATCATCATGCCGCAGGCCATCAAGAATGTGCTGCCGGCGCTCGGCAACGAGTTTATCGTGCTGCTCAAGGAGACCTCGGTCTGCGGCTTCATCGCGCTGACCGATCTGACCAAGGGAGGCGACATCATCCGCAGCGACACCTACGACGCGTTCATGCCGCTGATTGCGGTGGCGCTGATCTATCTGACACTGGTGCTGGTGTTCACCAAGATTCTGGGACACTTTGAGAGGAGGTTGCGTCAGAGTGATAACCGTTAA
- a CDS encoding DUF3810 domain-containing protein yields MKAKLRENRKYIILSAVAVAAIVLFAVLSKVFALYPDFTLAYVMPVTKGILTAIKWVMNFVPFSVTEVVIALMLAYLAVMLIVGVIGLIRKLVRRLRGRYRVTVRAMRREGAEPAYAAEEPEQKKTPLMKEIATVLITIAAVLFFFGISFGFVYNIPIVADGIGLESEPYDKQLLYETTLYMAEHANACRRRLVEEGFTGTAELVRQSDQFDFNETAAILKESYRSLGEQYSIYRGLPAKPKRLLTSEAISYTGIAGMFLPFTGEANINVDSPVFALPQTMAHEMAHSLVIGRENEADFSGFLACVNSTDTLTQYSGYAMALLSCTNDLYAADPELYYDVREQIDPGVLQDFAEYSKHVNKYKGIVNNVSASINDLSIKIRGDELGIQAYSKVVDLLVGWVAQQQPQ; encoded by the coding sequence ATGAAAGCCAAACTCAGAGAAAACAGAAAATACATCATCCTCTCGGCTGTCGCGGTGGCGGCGATCGTCCTCTTTGCCGTGCTGTCGAAAGTGTTCGCGCTCTACCCCGACTTCACGCTGGCGTATGTGATGCCGGTGACAAAGGGCATTCTCACCGCAATCAAGTGGGTGATGAACTTTGTGCCGTTCTCGGTGACGGAGGTGGTCATCGCGCTCATGCTCGCCTATCTTGCGGTGATGCTGATTGTGGGCGTGATTGGGCTCATCAGAAAGCTCGTGCGGCGCCTGCGCGGCCGGTACCGCGTCACGGTCAGGGCGATGCGCCGCGAGGGGGCAGAGCCCGCCTATGCCGCAGAGGAGCCCGAGCAGAAGAAGACACCGCTTATGAAAGAGATCGCAACCGTTCTGATCACGATTGCGGCGGTTCTGTTTTTCTTTGGCATCTCGTTCGGGTTTGTCTACAACATTCCGATTGTGGCCGACGGAATCGGCCTTGAGAGCGAGCCGTATGACAAGCAGCTTCTCTATGAGACCACGCTCTACATGGCCGAGCACGCAAACGCCTGCAGGCGCCGCCTCGTCGAAGAGGGCTTTACCGGGACGGCGGAACTGGTCAGGCAGAGCGACCAATTTGACTTCAATGAGACGGCGGCAATTCTCAAAGAGAGCTACCGCTCGCTCGGTGAGCAGTACTCGATCTACCGGGGGCTGCCGGCGAAGCCGAAGCGCCTGCTGACGAGCGAGGCGATCTCCTACACGGGCATTGCGGGCATGTTTCTGCCCTTTACGGGCGAGGCGAACATCAATGTCGACAGCCCGGTTTTCGCCCTGCCGCAGACCATGGCCCATGAGATGGCGCACAGCCTTGTCATCGGCCGGGAAAACGAGGCCGACTTCTCGGGCTTTCTCGCCTGTGTCAACAGCACCGACACCCTCACGCAGTACTCGGGCTATGCCATGGCGCTGCTCTCCTGCACCAACGACCTCTATGCCGCCGATCCCGAGCTCTACTACGATGTGCGCGAGCAGATCGACCCCGGCGTGCTGCAGGATTTTGCAGAATATTCAAAACATGTGAATAAATATAAAGGAATTGTCAACAATGTCTCCGCCTCCATCAACGATCTCTCCATCAAGATCCGCGGGGATGAATTGGGCATTCAGGCCTACAGCAAGGTGGTTGACCTCCTGGTTGGATGGGTTGCACAACAGCAGCCGCAATAA
- the phoU gene encoding phosphate signaling complex protein PhoU — protein MRNRFDAELERLGDALVDMGSMAEQALGDTIAALKDRDYDKARALIANADRADQAERSIESACLKLLLQQQPVARDLRTISAALKMVTDLERIYDQAGDLAEICLRFEGQEYIKEPTQISQMADTAGEMVKQSIDAYVRRDTELALRVIDRDDRVDELFTRVKNDLVDILVRDHDRAKGDQVVDFLMIAKYIERIADHAVNIADWVIFSVTGEHRGGKVL, from the coding sequence ATGAGAAATCGATTTGACGCCGAGCTCGAGCGCCTGGGCGACGCTCTCGTCGACATGGGGAGCATGGCCGAGCAGGCGCTCGGCGACACCATCGCGGCGCTCAAGGACCGCGACTACGACAAGGCGCGCGCTCTGATTGCAAACGCCGACCGCGCCGATCAGGCCGAGCGCAGCATCGAGAGCGCCTGCCTGAAGCTGCTGCTCCAGCAGCAGCCGGTGGCGCGTGATCTGCGCACCATCTCGGCGGCGCTGAAGATGGTCACCGATCTGGAGCGCATCTACGACCAGGCGGGCGATCTCGCCGAAATCTGTCTTCGCTTTGAGGGGCAGGAGTACATCAAAGAGCCCACGCAGATTTCTCAGATGGCCGACACGGCGGGCGAGATGGTCAAGCAGAGCATCGACGCCTATGTGCGCCGCGACACAGAGCTCGCGCTGCGGGTCATCGACCGGGACGACCGGGTCGACGAGCTGTTCACCCGGGTCAAAAACGACCTTGTGGACATTCTCGTGCGCGACCACGACCGCGCGAAAGGCGATCAGGTGGTCGATTTTCTGATGATTGCCAAATACATTGAGCGCATCGCCGACCACGCGGTGAACATCGCCGACTGGGTGATCTTCAGCGTGACCGGCGAACACCGCGGAGGCAAAGTCCTCTGA
- a CDS encoding transporter substrate-binding domain-containing protein yields the protein MKKTSKVLALAMAALLLFGALAGCSAKGITIDDIKEDGKLIMATNAEFPPYEYHEGSEITGFDVEMAQAIADEIGVPLQIEDMAFDSVVASVQSGKAHIAAAGLTVDEKRKKSIDFSDPYTTATQVIIVKEGSEITDVAGLVGKKIGTQIGTTGATYAEDIEDATVERYNKGADAVLDLINGKVDAVVIDDQPAKKFVEKNEGIVVLDEALTVEDYAIGIPKNSPELVELVNKVISDMKADGRYDALIAKYIDNN from the coding sequence ATGAAAAAGACAAGTAAAGTACTGGCGCTCGCCATGGCGGCGCTGCTTCTGTTCGGGGCGCTCGCGGGCTGCTCTGCAAAGGGAATCACCATTGACGACATCAAAGAGGATGGCAAGCTGATCATGGCGACCAATGCCGAGTTCCCGCCCTACGAGTACCATGAGGGCAGTGAGATCACCGGTTTCGACGTTGAGATGGCGCAGGCCATTGCCGATGAGATCGGCGTGCCGCTGCAGATTGAGGACATGGCGTTTGACTCGGTGGTTGCCTCGGTTCAGTCGGGCAAGGCCCACATTGCGGCCGCCGGCCTGACGGTGGACGAGAAGAGAAAGAAGTCCATCGACTTCTCCGATCCCTACACCACAGCGACCCAGGTCATCATTGTCAAAGAGGGTTCTGAGATCACCGACGTCGCCGGCCTCGTCGGAAAGAAGATCGGCACCCAGATCGGCACGACCGGCGCCACCTATGCCGAGGACATTGAGGACGCCACGGTCGAGAGATACAACAAGGGCGCCGACGCTGTGCTCGATCTGATCAACGGCAAGGTGGACGCCGTGGTCATCGACGATCAGCCGGCAAAGAAGTTTGTTGAGAAAAATGAGGGCATTGTCGTTCTGGATGAGGCGCTCACCGTTGAGGATTACGCCATCGGCATCCCGAAGAACAGCCCGGAGCTTGTGGAGCTGGTCAACAAGGTCATCTCCGACATGAAAGCCGACGGCCGCTACGATGCGCTCATCGCCAAATACATCGACAACAACTGA
- the pstC gene encoding phosphate ABC transporter permease subunit PstC: MKARNLLEQIMKGIFVLCSAVSVVCIAFICFYLFARGVPAIAEIGFTNFIFGTKWSPSSLDFGIAPMIVASFYATLGAVLIGVPIGLFTAVFLARYCPKRLYRVLKPVVELLAGIPSVVYGFFGLVVIVPIIRERLGGNGQSLLAAIIILSIMILPSIINISETSIRAVGGQYYEGGLALGATHTESVFGVVLPAAKSGIITSIILGIGRAIGETMAVILVAGNSTAMPSSILDGVRTMTAGIALPMGYATETEQNALFGIGVVLFVCIILLNIALNVVRGRGGTQE; the protein is encoded by the coding sequence ATGAAAGCGAGAAATCTTCTCGAACAGATCATGAAAGGCATCTTTGTTCTGTGCAGCGCGGTGTCTGTCGTCTGCATCGCCTTCATCTGTTTTTACCTCTTTGCGCGGGGCGTCCCCGCCATTGCCGAGATCGGCTTTACCAATTTCATCTTCGGCACGAAGTGGAGCCCGTCGAGCCTGGACTTCGGCATTGCGCCCATGATTGTGGCGAGCTTCTACGCCACGCTCGGCGCGGTGCTCATCGGGGTTCCCATCGGCCTGTTCACCGCGGTCTTTCTCGCGCGCTACTGCCCGAAGCGCCTCTACCGGGTGCTCAAGCCCGTCGTGGAGCTGCTCGCCGGCATTCCGTCGGTGGTCTACGGCTTCTTCGGGCTGGTGGTCATCGTGCCCATCATCCGCGAGCGCCTCGGGGGCAACGGCCAGAGTCTGCTCGCAGCCATCATCATTCTCTCGATTATGATACTGCCGAGCATCATCAACATCTCCGAGACCTCCATCCGCGCGGTGGGCGGCCAGTACTATGAGGGCGGTCTTGCGCTCGGCGCCACCCACACCGAGTCGGTGTTCGGGGTGGTGCTGCCGGCGGCGAAGTCGGGCATCATCACCTCGATCATCCTCGGCATCGGGCGGGCCATCGGCGAGACCATGGCGGTCATACTGGTCGCGGGCAACTCCACGGCCATGCCGAGCTCCATCCTCGACGGCGTGCGCACCATGACCGCCGGCATCGCGCTGCCCATGGGCTACGCGACCGAGACCGAGCAAAATGCGCTCTTCGGCATCGGCGTGGTGCTCTTCGTGTGCATCATTCTACTCAACATCGCGCTGAATGTCGTCCGCGGGAGAGGGGGTACACAGGAGTGA
- a CDS encoding RNA polymerase sigma factor: MQPMEELYRLYSRELYRYLLTLARDPTLAEDLLSETFLYAIRGLGSFRGDSAVKTWLFGIARNRYLTHLRKRVHSGLDEAQALDWGVALEEQAVTRQAAARLLELLAGRDERTRNAVLLRAQGYSYAEIGEKLKLSENSARVIVFRARTALRDALTREGLL, encoded by the coding sequence ATGCAGCCGATGGAAGAGCTCTACCGACTCTACAGCAGGGAACTCTACCGCTATCTGCTCACCCTTGCGCGCGACCCCACGCTTGCGGAGGATCTGCTCAGCGAGACCTTTCTGTACGCCATACGGGGTCTTGGCAGCTTTCGCGGCGACTCGGCGGTCAAAACCTGGCTTTTCGGCATCGCCCGCAACCGCTATTTGACCCATCTGCGAAAGCGCGTCCACAGCGGACTCGACGAGGCGCAGGCGCTCGACTGGGGCGTTGCCCTCGAGGAGCAGGCCGTGACCCGGCAGGCCGCCGCCCGGCTGCTCGAGCTGCTCGCCGGGCGCGATGAGCGCACGCGAAACGCGGTGCTGCTCCGCGCGCAGGGGTACTCCTACGCCGAGATCGGCGAAAAACTGAAACTGTCTGAAAACTCCGCGCGCGTCATCGTCTTTCGGGCGAGAACGGCGCTGCGCGATGCACTCACCAGGGAGGGATTGCTTTGA
- a CDS encoding ATP-binding cassette domain-containing protein: protein MITVKDLCKSFGDNLVLDHINEHIAPGEKVVVVGPSGSGKSTFLRCLNLLEQPTGGDIIFEGTSLFDKKTDINKLRQRMGMVFQQFNLFPHLTVMKNMTLAPVLLKLLREDEAVEKAKKLLERVGLLEKADAYPKQLSGGQQQRIAIVRALMLSPDVMLFDEPTSALDPEMVGEVLEVMRELANEGMTMVVVTHEMGFAREVATRVLFMDGGNILENKPPEEFFANPENPRLREFLSKVL, encoded by the coding sequence GTGATAACCGTTAAGGACCTTTGCAAGAGCTTTGGCGACAACCTGGTGCTCGACCACATCAACGAGCACATCGCGCCCGGCGAAAAAGTCGTGGTCGTGGGCCCCTCGGGTTCGGGCAAGAGCACCTTTCTGCGCTGCCTGAATCTGCTCGAGCAGCCGACCGGCGGCGACATCATCTTCGAGGGCACGAGTCTGTTTGACAAGAAGACCGACATCAACAAGCTGCGCCAGCGCATGGGCATGGTGTTTCAGCAGTTCAATCTCTTCCCCCATCTGACGGTCATGAAAAACATGACGCTCGCGCCGGTGCTGCTCAAGTTGCTCCGGGAGGACGAGGCGGTCGAGAAGGCGAAGAAGCTTCTCGAGCGGGTGGGGCTTCTCGAAAAGGCCGACGCCTATCCGAAACAGCTCTCCGGCGGCCAGCAGCAGCGCATCGCCATCGTGCGCGCGCTCATGCTCAGCCCCGATGTGATGCTCTTTGACGAGCCGACGTCGGCGCTCGACCCGGAGATGGTCGGCGAGGTGCTCGAGGTCATGCGCGAGCTCGCAAACGAGGGCATGACCATGGTGGTCGTCACCCACGAAATGGGCTTTGCCCGCGAGGTCGCGACCCGCGTGCTCTTCATGGACGGCGGCAACATCCTCGAGAACAAGCCGCCCGAGGAGTTCTTCGCAAACCCCGAAAACCCGAGACTGCGCGAATTTTTGAGCAAGGTTCTCTAA
- a CDS encoding ATP-binding protein: MKRRIVLIISVLVVLSLLVTGIMTVTVANRQYREESKVYLSDLAELLAQEYRENSPDPAAFAANSARALNKVQRISIIARDGTVLGDSVSVGEFDDHSERPEIVEAFRSGSGQDIRYSETVGKQLMYVAKRLDENTVLRVSLALENDRDYITGIIFVCALTALACVALAVIFASRMTDRALRPLDRIQRDMNQIASGDYQEIAEQSSYREFAPLLADMRDVSRRLRSYIESIEEQSRKMSSILVNMHEGLLLLDEQGTVLLSNPAANRIMTLPPDIDGRKIYPYLRRDGLTEQIQKTLGEDASSIFDVPIGSDYYRFYTNPVKSAAAAPAGGMIVIITNITKQKKVDQMRVDFVANVSHELKTPLTTIKGYAEMLGMGYAEDDEQRAKCYDAILRETDRLIHLTNDLLRLSELDEAGEAPEQTPERISLPQMAGEICEELAPLAQKKNVSLAWRGEGEIIAPRGRVFEMLYNLVDNAVNYNRDGGRVTVLIDTDTESATIRVEDTGIGIPKEECDRVFERFYRVDKSRSRKSGGTGLGLSIVRHIVMELGGEIELQSELDRGTVVTVKLKAAAPRA; encoded by the coding sequence ATGAAAAGACGAATCGTGCTGATCATCAGCGTGCTGGTTGTGCTCTCGCTGCTGGTGACGGGCATCATGACCGTGACGGTGGCAAACCGTCAGTACCGCGAGGAATCCAAGGTCTACCTGTCGGACCTCGCGGAGCTTCTCGCGCAGGAGTACCGGGAGAACAGCCCCGACCCCGCAGCCTTTGCGGCGAACAGCGCGCGCGCGCTCAACAAGGTGCAGCGCATCAGCATCATCGCCAGAGACGGCACGGTGCTCGGCGACTCGGTGAGCGTGGGGGAATTTGACGACCATAGTGAGCGCCCCGAGATCGTCGAGGCCTTTCGCAGCGGCTCCGGGCAGGACATCCGCTACAGTGAGACCGTCGGCAAGCAGCTGATGTATGTGGCAAAGCGCCTCGATGAGAACACGGTGCTGCGCGTGTCGCTGGCCCTGGAGAACGACCGGGATTACATCACGGGCATCATCTTTGTCTGCGCGCTGACGGCGCTCGCGTGCGTGGCGCTCGCGGTGATCTTCGCGTCGCGAATGACCGACCGGGCGCTGCGGCCCCTGGACCGCATTCAGAGAGATATGAACCAGATCGCCTCGGGCGACTACCAGGAGATCGCCGAGCAGTCGAGCTACCGGGAATTTGCCCCGCTGCTCGCCGACATGCGCGACGTCAGCCGCAGGCTGCGCTCCTACATCGAGTCGATTGAGGAGCAGTCGCGCAAGATGAGCAGCATCCTTGTGAACATGCACGAGGGACTTTTGCTGCTCGACGAGCAGGGGACGGTGCTGCTGTCAAACCCCGCGGCGAACCGCATCATGACGCTGCCGCCCGACATCGACGGCCGAAAGATCTACCCCTATCTGCGCCGCGACGGGCTGACCGAGCAGATTCAAAAGACCCTCGGGGAGGATGCCTCCAGCATTTTCGACGTGCCGATCGGCAGCGACTACTACCGCTTTTACACGAACCCCGTCAAGAGCGCTGCGGCGGCGCCGGCGGGGGGGATGATCGTCATCATCACAAACATCACCAAACAGAAGAAAGTCGATCAGATGCGCGTCGACTTTGTGGCAAACGTCTCGCACGAGCTCAAGACGCCGCTGACCACCATCAAGGGCTACGCCGAAATGCTCGGCATGGGCTACGCCGAGGACGATGAGCAGCGCGCCAAGTGCTACGACGCCATTCTGCGCGAGACCGACCGGCTGATTCACCTGACAAACGATCTGCTGCGCCTGTCGGAGCTCGACGAGGCGGGCGAAGCGCCCGAGCAGACCCCCGAGCGCATCAGTCTGCCGCAGATGGCGGGCGAGATCTGTGAGGAGCTCGCGCCGCTCGCCCAGAAGAAAAACGTCTCGCTCGCCTGGCGGGGCGAGGGGGAGATCATCGCCCCGCGCGGGCGGGTCTTTGAGATGCTCTACAACCTGGTCGACAACGCCGTCAATTACAACCGCGACGGCGGACGGGTGACCGTTTTGATCGACACGGATACCGAGAGCGCGACCATCCGCGTGGAGGACACGGGAATCGGCATACCGAAAGAGGAGTGCGACCGGGTGTTTGAGCGCTTTTACCGGGTGGACAAGAGCCGCTCGAGAAAATCGGGCGGGACGGGGCTTGGGCTCTCCATCGTGCGCCACATCGTCATGGAACTCGGCGGTGAGATCGAGCTGCAAAGCGAGCTCGACCGCGGTACCGTTGTAACGGTGAAGCTCAAAGCGGCCGCGCCGAGGGCATAG